GACCAGCTGAAGATGCTGGTCGACCGGCCTGACGAGGACCGCGCCGCCGCCGAGCTGGCACAGAAAGCCGCCCAGGCGGCCATGGAGCACAGCGTGCTCAGCCACGCGCCGGAGGAACTGCGCTACCTGGTGCACGAGGTGATCCGGCTGGCCCGCACGTATACCGCACTGGACGACCTGGAGCATTACCAGACCACCCGCCTGCACCTGCCGTTCCGCCGCGGCCTGAAGGCGATCGGCGCACAGCTGGTCGAACGCGGCGTGCTGGCCGATCCGATGGACGTCTATTTCGTGCCGCTGGCCGTGCTCGACGGCGCGCTGCACAGCGGCGAGCTGGTCCCGATCACGGAAGCCGCCGCCCGCCACAAGACCGGTTACCTGGCGGCTTGCGCACGCACGCCGGACTGGATTTTCGGCGAGGCGGAACCGGTCGAGGTCGACGGCAGCCACGTGCTCAAGGGCCTGGGCGGCAGCCCCGGCATCGTCGAGGGCGAGGTATTCGTGGTGCGCAGCCCGGAGGACTTCCCGCACTTCCCCAAGGACGCGATCCTGGTGGCCCGCACTACCAACCCGGCGTGGACGCCACTGTTCTACCAGGCGCGCGGAGTGATCACCGAAAGCGGCGGCCCGCTGTCGCACGGCGCGGTGACCGCGCGCGAACTGGGCCTGCCGGCGGTGATGAGCGTGCGCCACGTGATGCGTCTGCTGGTCAATGGCCAGCGCGTGCGCATCGACGGCCGCCACGGCACCGTCGAGGTTCTCAGTCCGCCGTAATCCAGCGCGTGGCTTCCTCGACCTCGGCACCGTGGAACAGGCGGAACTGGGCCGGGATCGCGAAGCTGAAAGCCGTGGCGGTACCGCGCAGCCACGGCACATCGGTGACCAGCGCCACGCGATCCCAGCCGCTGAAATGGCGCATGCCGAGCTTGGCATCGTCCCACATCGCGCCGGCGTCGAAGCCGGTGAAATCGTCGGCGGTGACGTACAGCAGGCGCAGCTTGCGGTTCAGCGCAAACGCCGCCTCCACATCCGGCACGATGATGCTTTCGTAATCCGCCGACGTAACCTGTCCATGGACGCGGAAGCCCAGCGTGCCGGGCGGCAGTCCTTCGATCTGTGCGATCACGGGCGTTCTCCCTCGATGACGTCGGGAACAGTCTGATCCGCGCCACGTGAAAACCGCGCAAGAGACGCCCGCTCATGGGCGCAGGAACTTCAGGCCGGCTCGATATGCCGCAGCAGCAGGCGCGGGCTTTCGCGACCCTGCCAGTCGTTGATGACCAGCTCGTAGGCCGCGCGCAGCCGCGGCGGCGGTGGCTGGCCGTGGTAAGCGTTGAACATCACTGCGTCGTGCACGGCACCATCGCGCGGGTCTCGCAACTGCAGGCGCAGATGGCATTCACCCATCACCTTCCAGCTGGCGCAATCGAACAGGTTGTCGAACAGCGGTTCGGGGAACGCCTGGCCCCACGGGCCGGCAGCGCGCAACTGCCGGGCCAATGCCAGCGTGGCGGCACCGGGCGGCAGCTCGCCGTCGGTGTGCAGCACCGCCTGCAGGCGTTCGGGTTCGATCAGTTCGCGTGCGACAGCATCGAAGGCAGCGGCGAAGCGCGGATAGTCCGCCGCTTTCAGGCTGAGCCCGGCGGCCATCGCGTGGCCACCGAAGCGCTCGATCAGGCCAGGCTGGCGCGCATCGATGACGGCCAGCGCATCGCGGACATGGAAGCCGGGGATCGAGCGTGCCGAACCCCGCAAGTGCTCGACGTCGTCCTCGCTGGCCGGGGCGAAGGCGATCACCGGGCGGTGCAGCCGTTCCTTCAGCTTCGAGGCCACCAGGCCCACCACGCCCGCGTGCCAGGACGGCTCGAACAGGGCCACTCCGATGGCGTCGATGTCGGAAAGACCCGCCACCATCTGTTCCGCCTCGGCCACCATCGACGCCTGCAGGTCGCGGCGTTCGCGATTGATCGCATCGAGTTGCGCGGCGCAGTGACGCGCGCGCGCCAGGTCATCGGTGAGCAGGCATTCCACGCCCAGCCGCATGTCTTCCAGCCGCCCCGCGGCGTTCAGGCGCGGCCCCACGGCGAAGCCCAGATCGCTGGCGCACAGCGTCGCCAGGCTGCGCTTGCCGACCTCGACCAGGGCGCCGATGCCGGCGCAGGCGCGACCGCTGCGCATGCGCTGCAGTCCGGCTTCGACCAGCACGCGATTGTTGAAATCCAGCGGCACCAGGTCGGCCACCGTGCCCAGCGCGACCAGGTCGAGCAGGCTGGACAGGTCCGGCTCGGCACTCGTGAAGGCGCCCTGCTCCCGCAACACGGCGCGCAGGCTCAGCAGCAGGTAGAACATCACGCCGACGCCGGCCAGCATCTTGCTGGGGAACGGGTCGCCGGCCAGATTCGGATTGACCATCGCGTCGCAGTCCGGCAACTGCTCGCCGGGCAGGTGGTGGTCGGTGACGATGACGCGGATGCCGCGCGCCTTCGCCGCGGCCACGCCGGCCACGCTGGCGACTCCGTTGTCGACGGTGACGATCAACCGGGGCGTCGGCTGCAGCGAGGCCACGAAGGCGGCGCTCAAGCCGTAGCCGTGGGTGAAGCGATTCGGAATCGCGTAGTCGACCCGCTGCGCGCCGAGCAGGCGCAAACCGCGCACGGCCACGGCGGTGCCGGTGGCGCCGTCGCAGTCGTAGTCGCCGGCGACCAGGATCGACCAGTCGTCGCGGATCGCCTCGGCCAGCAAGGCCACCGCCTGATCCATCCCGCCCAGCAACTGCGGCGCCAGCATGCGCGCCAGCCGGTGCTCGACCTGGGCCGGTTGCAGCACGCCGCGCGCGGCGTAGACCTGCTGCAACACCGGATGCACCGACTCCGGCCAGCCGGCGGGGACGCCGCGACTTTCGCGGCGACGCAGCTTCAGGACGCTCAACGCCCGCCCCGGCGCCACACGCGCAGGCGATGCCATGGCTTGCGCTGCCAGCGTTCGCCGCTGGCGAAATGCAGCAGCACTGGTTGCCGCGCCAGCAAGGGCTGCACCGCCGGCCACCAGCGTGCGGCGATCTCGTGGGCCGGCAGGTCCTGCAGGTCGACCAGCCAGCCCTCGCGGGCGCTGGCGATAACGTCGACGCTGCGTGCCTGCTGCGCGATGCCGGCGTGCGCGGCCAGCGCGCGCAGCAACACGTCGTCGCTGATCACGCCGACGAGCTCACTGCCGATCCTGGTCGGCAGGCGACCGCCGCCCCACAGCCACAGGCTGTTCACCGGCGACAGCCCGCGCGCCTGCCGTTGCGCATTCAGCGGATGCTGGTGCAGCAGCACCTGGATGTCGTTGAGCAGGACGCGCCAGCGACGCCCTTCCGGTCCTTGCGGCAGATGCTGGGCGAGGTCTTCGCCCAGCGCCTGGGCGGGCGCGGCGAACTCGGGCAGCGCCATGTCCGCGGGCAGCCGCAGATGCCAGTGGTCCGGCGAGGAAACCTCCAACTGCATGCCGGCCTCGTCGAATACCGGCCGCAGGCTTTCGGCCAGCGTCCGGGCTGCGTCGATATCCAGTTGCAGGCGACCGCAGGCCAGCAGGCGCACGCCGTTCATGTCCGGCTGCACCCAGGCCGGATCGGCCGAAAGCCACAGGCCGTCGCCCGCATCGCCGGCCAGGAACTGGCGGGTGATCGCCGCGGCGGGAAGATTCGCGCCGATGTTCGTGAAGTGGTCGGCCAAGCCGCCAAGATAACCATCGCCGCCGCCGGCAAGACGGTCGGCCCGGGCCAGCCATTCGCGCAGCGGGTGGCCTGGGCCGAAGTGCGCCAGCGCGGGCAGCCACAATTGCAGCGAAGGGATGGCGGTCGACATCGGCTACGCCTCCAGTTGTTCCATCAGCGTCAGCCATTCGCCTTCCAGTGCTTCCTTCTCGCCGCGCAACTCGGCCTGGCGCTGGCCCAGTCGCATCATCTCCTGGGTCGGGCCGTTGTAGGTGGCCGGATCGGCGAGCTGCGCCTCCAGCGCGGCCAGCTCGCCATCGATGGCGGCGGTGCGCGTCTCGATCTTCTTCACCCGCTGGCGCGCGGCCTTTTCGTCGTCGCGCTGGGCGGCGGCCTGGCGACGGCGTTCCTCCGGCGAAACCTCGACCACCTTGACCACCACGGGCTTGGCCGCGCCGGCCTTCGCCGCTTTCTTGCTGGCCGAACCGCGATTTTTCAGCCAGCGGGCGTAGTCGTCGAGGTCGCCGTCGAACGGTTCCACCACGCTGTCGGCCACGCGCCAGAAACTGTCGCAGACCAGGCCCAGCAGGTGGCGGTCGTGCGATACCAGCACCAGGGCGCCGTCGAAATCGGCCAGCGCGTCGGCCAGCGCCTCGCGCATGTCCAGGTCGAGATGGTTGGTCGGCTCGTCCAGCAGCAGCAGGTTCGGCTTGTCCCAGGCGATCAGCGCCAGTGCCAGGCGCGCCCGTTCGCCGCCGGAGAAACCGTCGACGGATTCGAAGGCGCGATCGCCGGCAAAATTCCAGTTGCCGAGGAAGTCGCGCATCACCTGCGTCGCCACCCCCGGCGCCTTGTCCATCAGGTGATCGAGCGCGCTGGCGCCTTCGCGCAGGCTTTCCACCGTGTGCTGGGCGAAGTAGCCGATGTTCAGGTCCTTGTGCACCTTGCGCTCGCCGCCGAACGGTTCCAGTTCGCCCACCAGGGTTTTCACCAGGGTGGATTTGCCGGCGCCGTTGGGGCCAAGCAGGCCGATCCGCTCACCGGCCTCGATGGAGAAACGCACGTCGGCCAGCACGATGTTGGCGACTTCGTCGT
This is a stretch of genomic DNA from Rhodanobacter sp. FDAARGOS 1247. It encodes these proteins:
- the recJ gene encoding single-stranded-DNA-specific exonuclease RecJ is translated as MASPARVAPGRALSVLKLRRRESRGVPAGWPESVHPVLQQVYAARGVLQPAQVEHRLARMLAPQLLGGMDQAVALLAEAIRDDWSILVAGDYDCDGATGTAVAVRGLRLLGAQRVDYAIPNRFTHGYGLSAAFVASLQPTPRLIVTVDNGVASVAGVAAAKARGIRVIVTDHHLPGEQLPDCDAMVNPNLAGDPFPSKMLAGVGVMFYLLLSLRAVLREQGAFTSAEPDLSSLLDLVALGTVADLVPLDFNNRVLVEAGLQRMRSGRACAGIGALVEVGKRSLATLCASDLGFAVGPRLNAAGRLEDMRLGVECLLTDDLARARHCAAQLDAINRERRDLQASMVAEAEQMVAGLSDIDAIGVALFEPSWHAGVVGLVASKLKERLHRPVIAFAPASEDDVEHLRGSARSIPGFHVRDALAVIDARQPGLIERFGGHAMAAGLSLKAADYPRFAAAFDAVARELIEPERLQAVLHTDGELPPGAATLALARQLRAAGPWGQAFPEPLFDNLFDCASWKVMGECHLRLQLRDPRDGAVHDAVMFNAYHGQPPPPRLRAAYELVINDWQGRESPRLLLRHIEPA
- a CDS encoding phosphoglycerate mutase, giving the protein MSTAIPSLQLWLPALAHFGPGHPLREWLARADRLAGGGDGYLGGLADHFTNIGANLPAAAITRQFLAGDAGDGLWLSADPAWVQPDMNGVRLLACGRLQLDIDAARTLAESLRPVFDEAGMQLEVSSPDHWHLRLPADMALPEFAAPAQALGEDLAQHLPQGPEGRRWRVLLNDIQVLLHQHPLNAQRQARGLSPVNSLWLWGGGRLPTRIGSELVGVISDDVLLRALAAHAGIAQQARSVDVIASAREGWLVDLQDLPAHEIAARWWPAVQPLLARQPVLLHFASGERWQRKPWHRLRVWRRGGR
- a CDS encoding STAS/SEC14 domain-containing protein, producing MIAQIEGLPPGTLGFRVHGQVTSADYESIIVPDVEAAFALNRKLRLLYVTADDFTGFDAGAMWDDAKLGMRHFSGWDRVALVTDVPWLRGTATAFSFAIPAQFRLFHGAEVEEATRWITAD